The Deltaproteobacteria bacterium DNA window CACCAAGCTCAAAGTGATGGGGGTGGAACTGGTGTCGATGGGGGAAAAAGATCCCGCCGGTGAAAAAGATGAGGTGGTTACCTATCGGGAACCCAATCGGGGTGTTTATCAAAAACTGATTATTCGTGGGGACAGACTGGTGGGCACCATCTTATTGGGCCAGGTCCAGGCCTATGATCATCTTCTCCAGGTTTTAAAGGATGGGAATTCCGTATCTCCAGACAGAACGGAACTCTTATTTGGCCAGCAGGAGAGCAAATCCCTGACGGATGTCTTGCAGATGCCCGATGGTTTGCAGATCTGTAATTGTAATGGTGTGACCAAAGGAGAAATCAGGAAAGCAATCCGGAAGGAAAACTGCACCAGCGTTCTCAAAGTGGGTCTCTGCACAAAGGCAGGCCAGGGATGCGGCTCTTGTAAAAATGTTATTTTCCAACTTATTCGCGCCTATGCCGACGATTTATCGTCTGACCCAAAAGAACACTATTATGTTCCCGGCGTCCCCCTGGAAAAATCCCGGCTCATTGCCGCTATTAAGGCCAAAAATTTAAAGTCGGTGAGCACCGTATTTCAGGAACTGGCTGGGGGGAAGGAGGATGCGGTGAGCAAGGTGGGGCTCGCTTCTCTACTGCGCTCCACCTGGAACGAAGAATATAAAGATGAACGCGATGCCCGTTTCATCAACGACCGGGTCCACGCCAATATTCAACGAGACGGCACCTTCTCGGTCGTCCCCCGGATTTACGGCGGCGTGACTTCGGCCGACGAATTGATCCGCATCGGCACGGTGGCCAAAAAATATAACGTCCCGATGGTCAAGATCACGGGCGGCCAGCGGATCGATCTTTTGGGGGTGAAGAAGGAAGATTTGCCGCACATCTGGAGAGATCTGGGAATTCCCAGCGGCCATGCCTACACCAAGGCGGTGCGAACGGTGAAGAGTTGTGTGGGAACCGACTTCTGCCGCTATGGCCTGGGAGATTCCATTCGTCTGGCGCAGGAAATTGAGCGGGCGTTTCAGGGAATAGAGTCTCCGCACAAAATCAAGATGGCGGCCGCCGGTTGCCCCCGCAATTGTTCCGAGGCGTATGTGAAGGATGTGGGGGTTGTGGCCATTGAAGGGGGAAAATGGGAGATTTATATCGGTGGAGCGGCCGGCGGCACCGTTCGCAAAGGGGATCTGCTGGCAACCGTCGAAACGCATGAGGAGGTCCTGAAATTAGTCGGGCGGTTCATCCAATATTACCGCGAACATGCCAAATATATGGAGCGGACTTATGGTTTTGCGGAGCGGATTGGGATCGATCGGCTGAAAGCGATTTTAATCGAGGACGAAATGGGAATTTGCAAACGGCTGGATCAAGAAATTCAAAAGGCGGCGTCCACCTACGTTGACCCATGG harbors:
- a CDS encoding NAD(P)/FAD-dependent oxidoreductase; this translates as MNKKNLVVIGNGMAGARVVEEILKRTPEMFQITMFGAEPYGNYNRILLSNVLNGTDKATDIFMNPLSWYEEKGIKLHAGVKVIKIDREKKTVIGVPLTRNDCPYSSSNPSPANRQTVVEPYDDVIIATGSRPFVPPIEGFGGPGTFLFRTLDDCARIADYAANCQKAVVIGGGLLGLEAARGLLTHGVLVTVIEAAPHLMPVQLDDEGGRLLKSTMEAMGITVYCQQIVKGIEKKNGKISHLVFHDGTTLPTDMVVVSTGIRPIVEIANEAGLAVGRGIMTNDQMRTNDENIFAVGECVEHRGQLYGLVEPIWEQARTLADVITGMNPQAAYTGSKMATKLKVMGVELVSMGEKDPAGEKDEVVTYREPNRGVYQKLIIRGDRLVGTILLGQVQAYDHLLQVLKDGNSVSPDRTELLFGQQESKSLTDVLQMPDGLQICNCNGVTKGEIRKAIRKENCTSVLKVGLCTKAGQGCGSCKNVIFQLIRAYADDLSSDPKEHYYVPGVPLEKSRLIAAIKAKNLKSVSTVFQELAGGKEDAVSKVGLASLLRSTWNEEYKDERDARFINDRVHANIQRDGTFSVVPRIYGGVTSADELIRIGTVAKKYNVPMVKITGGQRIDLLGVKKEDLPHIWRDLGIPSGHAYTKAVRTVKSCVGTDFCRYGLGDSIRLAQEIERAFQGIESPHKIKMAAAGCPRNCSEAYVKDVGVVAIEGGKWEIYIGGAAGGTVRKGDLLATVETHEEVLKLVGRFIQYYREHAKYMERTYGFAERIGIDRLKAILIEDEMGICKRLDQEIQKAASTYVDPWKKEAELPAYPHQFEGPELVQVLQEAVNNG